In the genome of Anaerosporomusa subterranea, the window GTTTCGTGTATGGCAGAACGCAACAAGATACCATGCCTTTTCTTTGAAGACTAGTCCGTAGGGATCTACTACCCTGTCAAAAATTTCGCGAGAGGAGGTTTTTGCATTGTACTTAATCTTTACCTGCCGTTTAGCTGTCGCTGCTCCTTCTAATTTACTAAATAACTTATCACAAACTTCGCAGGGCTGAACAAGGTCAATATCAGCAACGTCGAGTCTTTGTTCAACAACACTCCGCAGTTGGGGAGATAAACAATTAACTATTTTTTCTCTAACTGCTCCTAACGCAGGCGAAAAAGGAAACCCCTTTTGATTGAAGGCATCAATTGTTTGAAGCAATGCAACTGCCTCCGAATCTCCCAGGTATAGAGTTCTAAGGCTAAACTTCTGATTAATTGTATAAATGCCCATTTTGCACTCAATCGGATAACCCGCCTCTTTTAAATCCCCGATATCCCTGCGGATAGTGCGTTCCCCCACTTCAAATTCATCCTGTAAATCTTGTACCGACATCCCATTTCGACTATGAAGAATGTTTATAAGTTTCATCCATCGATTCAGCTTATTAGGCATGTATTCTCCCTCCGCCGTACATAGACTTTCTCTACATATTTCGGATGCACATGACATTATCCTTTAATTTCATGCCGGGTAAATATTCTTGTTGCACTCTTATAACTAAAGGAACCACCTTCATAACTCTTACATCTCTATTATGATATAAATTACTGCCAGCTGTCTGTCATCACTTGGTCATTACATAATCTCTATCACTTTATGCCTCAAAGTTATCGAAATTGGTTCGGGTAAATGTTGCTTACAAATTCATAATAAACAAGTTACCTCGATAATATTAACGGGCGATAACAAGAACTTAATGGTCTTAACAGAAATGAAAGCTCCCGGAAAGGTCCTAAAGGTTACCGTCAAGAAAGTTTCGCAAATTAGCTTGCAGTCCATTAAAAATCAAAGCTAAATAGCCATAAAAGGCAGTCTATACCTCCACAGGCTGCAGACCCGGCAAAAAAGGCATGGCACCCGTTGAATATCTCAACGAGTGCCATGCAGAAGTAATTCAAATGATATTGAAAGACATCTAGCGGTTCGTGATTATTTAAGAACACCCCCCCGAGGATGCATTTGATTATGGAGAATTAAAGAGCCGCTTAGCCGCTATGTTTCCTTCGGATATTGAGGCTTATTGTGATGGTAAAGATAACTTCGTTAAAGAACTAGAAAGAAAAGCTATGGAATGGAATCACCACACAAAATGAGTATAACGGGAGGGACGAGGGGACAGGTTCGTTGTCCCGATCACATTCTACGCTCGGGACTTTCACCCATTCGGTCATCAGTACTTATGAGAACAACCCACCTTAGAATGCCACACTAGCCCGATTTTCATAAATTCTCTTCTTTTATCCAATAATAATTTTCAGTTCATCTATAAAGATTGACCGTAAAAAGCATAGAACTCCTGTCAAATCCCTATGGATTTGACAGGAGTTCTCTTTGTTTTCGCCGTTACCAGTGGTACGGTTCCCTTCAGCCAATCGTAAATACCAAAACCGATACGACCGCAACCGAGCTGAAAGCAATAGTTGTTCATCCTTCCGAAAATATGTGTGTTACAGTAAGTGCGTGATCTGCGAAAAGGTGCCTGAAGATAAGAGAGTACCCCTGTCATTGCGGATAAAAGTATTGACTTAAACGGCATAATAAAGGAGAGTTAGCAAGAATGAAACGACGTGTAGTGATTACAGGCATGGGAGCCGTAACTTCGTTGGGAATAGGCGCAGATAGCCTTTGGCAGGCAATAAGAAAAGGGAAGTCCGGCATTACAGGAATTGAAAATATTGATGTATCTGATCTGCCGACCCAAGTCGGCGCAGAAATAAAGGAGTTTGACGCCAGCGCCTGGATTGAAAAGAAAGAACTTAAGCGATTGGATAAGTTTGCACAGTATGCTTTGGCGGCAACAGGCATGGCAGTGGAAAATGCGCAATTGAATCTTGACAGCATTAATCGGGAACGGATTGGGGTTATCATTGGCTCTGGAATTGGTGGCCTGGAAACGTTGGAGAAACAACACCAGCTATTACTTGAAAAAGGTGCCAACCGGGTAAGCCCCTTCTTTGTGCCGATGATGCTGACCAATATGGCAACCGGGCTGGTAGCGATTAAATTCGGAATTAAAGGATTTACCGAGTGTGTGGTGACCGCTTGTGCAACCTCAACGAATGCGATTGGTGATGCGTACAAAGTCATTCAACGCAATGCCGCTGACGTGATGGTTGCGGGTGGGACAGAAGCGCCGATTACCCGGTTGGCAATGGCCGGGTTCTGCGCAATGAAGGCGATGACAACCAATACGAACGCGGCATCGGCCAGCCGGCCGTTTGACGCAGAACGCGACGGATTTGTGCTTGGCGAAGGCTCCGGCGTGGTCATTCTTGAAGAACTGAATCATGCATTGCAGCGAGGTGCCCATATTATCGCCGAGGTTGTTGGCTACGGCTGCAGCAATGATGCGTATCATATTACAGGGGTTCCTGAAGGCGGAGAAGGGGCTGTGCATTGTATGCGGCTCGCCATTGAGGATGCGGGAATAGATCCCATTCAGGTCGGCTATATCAATGCCCACGGAACCTCAACACCGTTAAATGATAAAAATGAAACAGCAGCCATCAAAACTGTTTTTGCCGGGCATGCGCAGCAGTTGCCGGTAAGTTCTACAAAGTCCATGACTGGTCACTTATTGGGAGCGGCAGGCGCCATTGAAGCGATCATTACGGCATGCGCGCTGCGGGATAGCTATTTGCCGCCGACGATTAACTATCAGTCTCCTGACCCGGAATGCGACCTGGATTATATTCCCAATACGGGTAGAGAAGCTACGATTACGCACGCGATGACAAACTCTTTTGGTTTTGGCGGTCATAATGCTACACTGGTGCTAAAAGCAATTTGACAGCTGCTGAGTTAACTCTCCGGTGCGTCAGCCGGGGAGTTGACTCCAGCCGTTTCAATACCGTGTAAAGTTGAGGATGCGTCATGATCAACATAAAAGAAACGATTGCAAGGTGTGTCACATTTACCGAGGCTAATCTGGCGAATAAGATTAGCCTCGATGATGTTGCGCTGCATTGTGGAATCTCAAAATACCATCTCCACAGACTGTTTAAGTCGCTCACCGGGGAATCCTTAATGGAGTATGTCCAGTCCCGGAGACTTTCGGCGAGCATCAACGATCTCATCCATACGAAAATGCGAATCATCGACATCGCCCTAAACTATGGGTTTGACTATGAGCAGTCTTACATCAGAGCATTTCGCAAGAAATTTGGCTATACACCGCAGAAAGTCAGATCGCAGCAAATGTCGCTGCGGATTACGGAGCGGATCAATCTGAACGATATCTATGCCGTGAATAATTCCGCAATCTATAAACCTTTTTTTGTTTTCCGGCAAAGATCCTTCCTGGTTGGGATGCGATATAAGATCCTCAGTAAATCGGGGGATAAAACAGCAAATTACTACGGGCGGGACTTTTTTTATCATCACCGGCAGCAGGTGAAGAATGTCATCAATCCTGAGGTGTACTACGGCTACACCGATTGGAGCGGCAGTAACGAAGGATTTATTTATTATATGCCGTCCGTGCAAGTTGAAGATTTAAGCCAGATTCCTGACGGGATGCATGGTGTGGAAATTCCCGCCCATAAATATGTAGTTTTTCGTTTTGTTGGTTTCTTTCGTCCTGACGAGATCAACGGCAGACAGGTAGGACGCTTGCTGGTGCACATGTATTCAAAATGGATTTTTAGTTCTGGCTTTACGTTTGCGGATAGATTTCGCTTTGAGTATATTGATAACAGGCTCACCAAAGATAATTACTGCGAATTGGACATTTATCAGCCGATTGCTGATGCGTGAAATTTAATGGTAATGGAACAAGACAGGAAGACTATCTCCCTGTCTTGTTCCATCTTTGGCTTATGACAGCTTCCACTTCCACGAGAGGGACGAGGGGACAGGTTCGTTGTCCCGATCACATTCTATCAATCACACTCTTCGATATCCCTGTTATCCTTGCTAACTACCTTATCGAGACATCCTGCATTGCCTTCATCTTTCTTTATTTTTACTGAATTAGCCAGCGGTGCCTCGACTAATTGGTGTCATTAGTTAACACTCATGATAAAGAAAAAGTCCTCTGCCCTATAAACAGAAGACACGTGCATATCTCCTTTAATAATTTATTAACAGAAAATTTTACAGTTGTTTAGTTCTGATGGGGAATTTTATAAAAAAAGTTGTTCCTTTGCTTGACGTGTCAATTTCGATCTTTGCCATGTGTCTCTCGGCGATTCTATAGCAAACTGGCAATCCTAGCCCAGTACCGCATTCTTTGGTAGTTAGGAATGGTGTTCCTAACTTATCCAAAAGCTCATTCGGTATACCCGCCCCAGAATCCTCAATCGCTAAAACTATCTCATCGTTAAGTTGATAAGTTTTAATGGAGATAGTCCCGTTATGCTTCATAGCTTCTAGCGCGTTTTTAACCAAATTTAAAATAAGCTGGCGGATCTCTTTGTCACTGAAATAGGTAGTAGGAATATCGCCAGTAATTACAAAGATTTGATGACCCAAGTGTAGGGCCTCAGCCTGTAGTAATGGTATTATGCTGTAAATAGTATCATTCAAGCTACCTGGCTGTAACTCAACTGTTTTATTTTTTGCAAGCGATAAAAATTCTGTGATAATTGCGTTGGCGCGATCCAGTTCCTGTATCATCATGTCAAGCTGACTGCTATATCCAGCAAACTGTTCTTTCATTTGGAATAGCTGTAAATAC includes:
- the fabF gene encoding beta-ketoacyl-ACP synthase II, which gives rise to MKRRVVITGMGAVTSLGIGADSLWQAIRKGKSGITGIENIDVSDLPTQVGAEIKEFDASAWIEKKELKRLDKFAQYALAATGMAVENAQLNLDSINRERIGVIIGSGIGGLETLEKQHQLLLEKGANRVSPFFVPMMLTNMATGLVAIKFGIKGFTECVVTACATSTNAIGDAYKVIQRNAADVMVAGGTEAPITRLAMAGFCAMKAMTTNTNAASASRPFDAERDGFVLGEGSGVVILEELNHALQRGAHIIAEVVGYGCSNDAYHITGVPEGGEGAVHCMRLAIEDAGIDPIQVGYINAHGTSTPLNDKNETAAIKTVFAGHAQQLPVSSTKSMTGHLLGAAGAIEAIITACALRDSYLPPTINYQSPDPECDLDYIPNTGREATITHAMTNSFGFGGHNATLVLKAI
- a CDS encoding helix-turn-helix transcriptional regulator — its product is MPNKLNRWMKLINILHSRNGMSVQDLQDEFEVGERTIRRDIGDLKEAGYPIECKMGIYTINQKFSLRTLYLGDSEAVALLQTIDAFNQKGFPFSPALGAVREKIVNCLSPQLRSVVEQRLDVADIDLVQPCEVCDKLFSKLEGAATAKRQVKIKYNAKTSSREIFDRVVDPYGLVFKEKAWYLVAFCHTRNEIRLFRPDRISEIEVLETVFSIPEGFCLESFFENSWQIGQGDPVNVKIRFLPHIAQSAKLAKYHPLGKYTDMEDGSVLYEVTVKGLWEISRWALSFGPGVEVLEPLELREQVTDMLARACDIYKN
- a CDS encoding AraC family transcriptional regulator, producing MINIKETIARCVTFTEANLANKISLDDVALHCGISKYHLHRLFKSLTGESLMEYVQSRRLSASINDLIHTKMRIIDIALNYGFDYEQSYIRAFRKKFGYTPQKVRSQQMSLRITERINLNDIYAVNNSAIYKPFFVFRQRSFLVGMRYKILSKSGDKTANYYGRDFFYHHRQQVKNVINPEVYYGYTDWSGSNEGFIYYMPSVQVEDLSQIPDGMHGVEIPAHKYVVFRFVGFFRPDEINGRQVGRLLVHMYSKWIFSSGFTFADRFRFEYIDNRLTKDNYCELDIYQPIADA